In Collimonas arenae, a single genomic region encodes these proteins:
- a CDS encoding CVNH domain-containing protein, producing MTTKPLFAAIACAVLAACAVGAHGNAYAQGYGQGGYGYPPAPGYGGGYGDSYGDENGLPPGSYLQSCRDIVVRRGMLEATCGGDNGGRRTAIPLNSCRSGNFENINGNLQCAGGGDYGRNNRDLPPGTYLQSCRDIRIRGDVLEAVCGSGNGNVRTSISLYSCRSGSFENINGNLQCTGGGGGGGGRNNRDLPPGSYLQSCSDISIRGGVLEASCGGGDNRRVRSSVSLSSCRSGSFSNINGYLQCDR from the coding sequence ATGACAACCAAACCTCTATTTGCAGCGATTGCCTGTGCTGTGCTTGCTGCCTGTGCCGTAGGCGCACATGGCAATGCCTATGCGCAGGGCTACGGGCAGGGCGGCTATGGTTATCCTCCTGCGCCGGGTTACGGCGGCGGCTATGGCGATAGTTACGGCGATGAGAATGGGCTGCCGCCAGGCAGTTACCTCCAGTCTTGCCGCGATATTGTCGTCAGGCGCGGCATGCTGGAAGCGACCTGTGGCGGCGACAACGGCGGCAGACGCACAGCCATCCCGCTGAATTCGTGCAGAAGCGGGAATTTTGAAAATATCAACGGCAACCTGCAATGTGCAGGCGGCGGCGACTATGGTCGTAATAACAGAGATTTACCGCCGGGGACCTATTTGCAGTCCTGCCGCGACATCAGAATTCGTGGCGACGTGCTTGAAGCCGTTTGCGGCAGCGGCAATGGCAATGTGCGCACTTCCATCTCGCTGTATTCATGCAGGAGCGGGAGTTTTGAAAACATCAACGGCAATCTGCAATGTACTGGCGGCGGAGGTGGCGGTGGCGGCCGTAACAACAGGGATCTGCCACCAGGCAGCTATCTGCAATCCTGCAGCGATATCAGCATACGCGGCGGAGTGCTTGAAGCAAGTTGCGGCGGCGGCGACAATCGCCGGGTGCGGTCGTCAGTTTCCTTGTCTTCCTGCAGAAGCGGCAGCTTCAGCAATATAAACGGCTATCTGCAGTGCGATAGGTGA
- a CDS encoding MetQ/NlpA family ABC transporter substrate-binding protein, with the protein MLRKFSLSLGLVAAVFSTFGLIAPAQAADKLVIAATPVPHAEILEFVKPILAKEGVDLQIKVFTDYVQPAVQTNEKRVDGNFFLHLPYLNEFKKNHKNDLEVVVARVHVEPFAGYSTKYKKLADLPDGATVAIPNDPSNSGRALLLLSRQGLLKLKDPSNISATQKDIIENPKHLKFKELEAATLPRVLNQVDLALINTNYAIEAKLNPVKDSLFIEDANSPYANLLVARADNKDSPAVKKLATALNSPEVKKFIEDKYKGAVVPAF; encoded by the coding sequence ATGTTACGCAAATTTTCACTATCGCTCGGACTGGTTGCCGCCGTGTTCTCCACCTTTGGCCTGATTGCACCGGCGCAAGCCGCCGACAAGCTTGTGATCGCCGCCACCCCGGTGCCACACGCCGAAATCCTGGAATTCGTCAAACCGATCCTGGCCAAGGAAGGCGTCGATCTGCAAATCAAGGTATTCACCGATTACGTCCAGCCTGCGGTGCAAACCAATGAAAAACGGGTCGATGGCAACTTCTTCCTGCATCTGCCGTACCTGAACGAATTCAAGAAGAACCACAAGAACGATCTCGAAGTAGTGGTCGCCAGGGTTCACGTCGAACCGTTCGCCGGCTACTCCACCAAGTACAAGAAACTGGCCGATCTGCCGGACGGCGCAACCGTCGCCATCCCTAACGACCCGTCGAATTCCGGCCGCGCATTGCTGCTGCTGTCGCGCCAGGGCCTGTTGAAACTGAAAGACCCAAGCAATATCTCGGCTACGCAAAAAGACATCATTGAGAATCCCAAGCACCTGAAATTCAAGGAGCTGGAAGCAGCAACCTTGCCACGCGTGCTGAACCAGGTCGACCTGGCGCTGATCAACACCAACTATGCGATCGAAGCCAAGCTCAACCCGGTCAAGGATTCGCTGTTCATCGAAGATGCGAATTCGCCTTACGCCAACTTGCTGGTGGCGCGCGCCGACAACAAGGACAGCCCTGCCGTGAAAAAATTGGCAACAGCGCTGAACTCGCCGGAAGTGAAGAAATTCATTGAAGACAAATACAAAGGCGCAGTGGTGCCAGCCTTCTGA
- a CDS encoding M4 family metallopeptidase → MKPVLRHVEGPLFFTLFLAASASAMAADRIDLESYTPPAQAAKQSGPLSAQAFLGLSSDELKPLRSQNYANGKVVTRYQQYFQGVPVWDQAIVEQRAANQVQPAMSGSLLRNIDNDLPSAKPVYAAADVLLQAKSIARAAVTENEQAKLYVQLGQNNVAQLIYVVSFVNKSSAKPSRPYYIIDANSGAVLKQWEGIAHYEASGPGGNAKTGQYEYQTGGKYGPLIVDNNCAMVTPNVITVDLQNGSSGSTPFRFNCPRNTYKAVNGAFSPLNDAHYFGNVVFNMYQAWLNLRPISQTLYMKVHYGSNYENAFWDGSAMNFGDGASTFYPLVALDVSGHEISHGFTEQNSGLVYSGQSGGMNEAFSDMAGEAAENYMKGKNDFLVGADIFKGSGALRYMANPPQDGGSIDNAKNYTSSLDVHYSSGVYNKAFYLLATTAGWSTRKAFEVMADANHLYWTANSTFNQGACGVEKAAANRGYLVADVTTAFNAVGVSCSPGSSNVLVKGVPVNGITVASGGSNVYSITVPAGARNLNFQLSGGSGDGDIYAKLGATPSTTTFDAKSDGSSNAESITIGAPGAGTYYLLLNAYRAVSGASLVVNYQ, encoded by the coding sequence ATGAAACCAGTTTTACGTCACGTCGAAGGCCCGTTGTTTTTCACACTGTTCCTGGCCGCAAGCGCAAGCGCAATGGCGGCCGATCGCATAGATCTTGAGAGCTACACGCCGCCGGCCCAAGCCGCAAAGCAAAGCGGTCCGCTTAGCGCCCAGGCTTTTCTCGGACTCAGCAGCGACGAACTGAAACCGCTGCGCAGCCAGAACTACGCCAATGGCAAAGTCGTCACTCGTTACCAGCAATACTTCCAGGGCGTGCCGGTATGGGACCAGGCGATTGTCGAGCAGCGCGCCGCCAATCAGGTGCAGCCGGCGATGTCGGGCAGCTTACTGCGCAACATCGACAACGACCTGCCCAGCGCCAAGCCGGTGTACGCCGCCGCCGACGTGCTGCTGCAAGCCAAGTCCATTGCCCGTGCGGCGGTGACTGAAAATGAACAAGCCAAACTGTATGTCCAGCTGGGACAGAACAACGTGGCGCAGTTGATCTATGTAGTGTCATTCGTCAACAAGAGCAGCGCCAAACCCAGCCGTCCGTATTACATCATCGACGCCAACAGCGGCGCTGTACTGAAGCAATGGGAAGGCATCGCCCATTACGAAGCCAGCGGCCCCGGCGGCAATGCCAAGACCGGACAATACGAATACCAGACCGGTGGTAAATACGGCCCGCTGATCGTCGATAACAACTGCGCGATGGTGACGCCTAACGTCATCACCGTCGATCTGCAAAACGGCAGCAGCGGCAGCACGCCGTTTCGCTTCAACTGCCCGCGCAACACTTACAAGGCGGTCAATGGCGCATTTTCTCCGCTGAACGACGCACATTACTTCGGCAATGTCGTCTTCAATATGTACCAGGCCTGGCTCAACCTGCGGCCGATCAGCCAGACCTTGTACATGAAAGTCCACTACGGCAGCAACTATGAAAATGCGTTCTGGGACGGCAGCGCCATGAATTTCGGCGATGGCGCCTCGACCTTCTACCCTCTGGTGGCGCTGGACGTTTCCGGTCATGAAATCAGCCACGGTTTCACCGAGCAGAATTCCGGCCTGGTGTATAGCGGTCAGTCAGGCGGCATGAACGAAGCCTTCTCGGACATGGCCGGTGAAGCTGCAGAAAACTACATGAAGGGCAAGAATGATTTTCTGGTGGGCGCCGACATTTTCAAGGGTAGCGGCGCGCTTCGCTACATGGCCAATCCGCCCCAGGACGGCGGCTCGATAGACAACGCCAAAAACTATACCAGCAGCCTCGACGTGCACTACAGCAGCGGGGTCTACAACAAGGCCTTCTACCTGCTGGCGACCACTGCCGGTTGGAGTACCCGCAAGGCGTTTGAGGTGATGGCCGACGCCAATCATCTGTACTGGACTGCCAACAGCACCTTTAACCAGGGCGCTTGCGGCGTCGAGAAGGCGGCAGCCAATCGCGGTTATCTGGTAGCCGACGTGACCACGGCGTTCAATGCGGTTGGCGTCAGCTGCAGCCCCGGCAGTAGCAACGTCCTGGTCAAGGGCGTTCCGGTAAATGGCATCACCGTTGCCAGCGGTGGCAGTAATGTGTACAGCATCACCGTCCCGGCCGGCGCCAGGAACCTGAACTTCCAGCTGTCCGGCGGCAGCGGTGATGGCGATATCTATGCCAAGCTGGGTGCGACGCCAAGCACCACCACTTTCGACGCCAAATCCGATGGCAGCAGCAACGCCGAAAGCATCACGATCGGTGCGCCCGGCGCCGGAACCTACTATCTGTTGCTGAACGCCTACCGCGCAGTCAGCGGAGCTTCACTGGTGGTTAATTACCAGTAA
- the metE gene encoding 5-methyltetrahydropteroyltriglutamate--homocysteine S-methyltransferase, producing MALAHVLGFPRIGAHRELKFAQESFWKGASDEAALRATGATLRARHWQAQADAGLDFVTVGDFAWYDQVLGTLALLGAIPSRFGFDPKQLTLADYFTLARGSKQHFAMEMTKWFDTNYHYLVPEWAADVQFDGGVDWLHDEIAEARALGHKVKVALVGPLTLLYQGKVKSGIANKLDLLPKVVAGYQKLLQRLQAAGIEAVQIDEPILALELDAGWRDAFAPTYAKLKDNAPALLLTTYFGEVSEHAELLRTLPVAGVHLDLVRGAGQLEQIAAGWPQDKVLSLGVVDGRNLWRTDLDQVLTGLKPLQAQLGDRLWVASSCSLLHVPVDLANEPKLDDELKSWLAFATQKLAEIVAIKQALNGKAAEVEAQFVASRAAQASRRSSTRIHNPLVQKRLAAVTAADAERSAGFDARIAKQQAKWQLPAFPTTTIGSFPQTTEIRQARAAYKRGEIGHLDYLDKMREEIRVVVEKQEQLGLDVLVHGEPERNDMVEYFGEQLWGYTFTANGWVQSYGSRCVKPPIIYGDVYRPEAMTVGWSQFAQTLTSKPMKGMLTGPVTMLQWSFVRDDQPRETTALQIALALRDEVCDLEKANIGMIQIDEPAFREGLPLKSRDWPHYLDWAVRAFKISAAGVGDETQIHTHMCYSEFNDILPWIAAMDADVITIETSRSDMELLDGFGEFAYPNDIGPGVYDIHSPRVPQVDEMERLLRKARGVIPDTRLWVNPDCGLKTRGWPETYEALENMVLAAKRLRATVEQERKAA from the coding sequence ATGGCTTTGGCACACGTATTAGGTTTTCCGCGCATTGGCGCACACCGCGAACTGAAGTTTGCCCAGGAATCATTCTGGAAGGGCGCTTCCGATGAAGCCGCCTTGCGCGCTACCGGCGCCACCTTGCGTGCACGCCATTGGCAAGCCCAGGCCGATGCAGGCCTCGATTTCGTCACCGTCGGTGATTTTGCGTGGTACGACCAGGTGCTGGGCACGCTGGCGCTGCTGGGCGCGATTCCAAGCCGCTTCGGCTTCGATCCGAAACAGCTGACCCTGGCCGACTATTTCACATTGGCGCGCGGCAGCAAGCAGCATTTTGCGATGGAAATGACCAAATGGTTCGATACCAATTATCACTATCTGGTGCCGGAATGGGCTGCCGACGTGCAGTTCGACGGCGGCGTCGACTGGCTGCACGACGAAATCGCAGAAGCGCGCGCGCTCGGACACAAAGTAAAAGTGGCGCTGGTCGGTCCGTTGACCTTGCTGTATCAAGGCAAGGTCAAGTCCGGCATCGCCAACAAGCTCGACCTGTTGCCTAAGGTAGTGGCCGGTTACCAGAAATTATTGCAGCGTTTGCAGGCAGCCGGCATTGAGGCGGTACAGATCGATGAACCAATCCTGGCGTTGGAGCTGGATGCGGGTTGGCGTGACGCCTTTGCGCCGACTTACGCAAAACTCAAAGACAACGCGCCGGCCCTGTTGTTGACCACGTATTTCGGCGAAGTCAGCGAGCATGCAGAACTGTTGCGTACATTGCCGGTAGCCGGGGTCCATCTGGACCTGGTGCGGGGCGCGGGCCAACTGGAGCAGATCGCTGCCGGCTGGCCGCAAGACAAGGTGCTGTCGTTGGGCGTGGTCGATGGCCGCAACCTGTGGCGTACCGACCTGGACCAAGTACTTACCGGGCTCAAGCCTTTGCAGGCGCAACTGGGAGATCGTTTGTGGGTAGCCTCAAGCTGCTCGCTGCTGCATGTGCCGGTCGATCTGGCCAATGAACCGAAGCTGGATGACGAGCTGAAAAGCTGGCTGGCGTTCGCCACCCAAAAGCTGGCGGAAATCGTCGCGATCAAGCAGGCGTTGAACGGCAAGGCTGCTGAAGTCGAAGCGCAATTCGTGGCGTCGCGCGCCGCGCAAGCCAGCCGCCGCAGCTCGACCCGCATTCACAACCCGCTGGTGCAAAAGCGCCTGGCAGCAGTCACCGCGGCTGATGCCGAGCGCTCAGCCGGTTTCGATGCCCGTATCGCCAAACAGCAAGCCAAATGGCAATTACCGGCATTCCCGACCACTACCATCGGTTCATTCCCGCAAACGACGGAAATCCGCCAGGCGCGCGCCGCCTACAAGCGGGGTGAAATCGGCCACCTGGATTACCTCGACAAAATGCGCGAAGAAATCCGCGTAGTTGTGGAAAAGCAGGAGCAGCTAGGCCTCGACGTGCTGGTGCACGGCGAACCGGAACGCAACGACATGGTCGAGTATTTCGGCGAACAGTTGTGGGGTTACACCTTCACCGCCAACGGTTGGGTGCAAAGCTACGGCTCGCGTTGCGTCAAACCGCCAATCATCTACGGCGATGTCTATCGTCCGGAGGCAATGACCGTTGGCTGGAGCCAGTTTGCCCAGACCCTGACCAGCAAGCCGATGAAGGGCATGCTGACCGGTCCGGTGACGATGCTGCAATGGTCATTCGTGCGCGACGACCAACCGCGTGAAACTACCGCACTGCAAATCGCCCTGGCGTTGCGCGATGAAGTGTGCGACCTGGAAAAGGCCAACATCGGCATGATCCAGATCGATGAACCGGCTTTTCGCGAAGGCTTGCCGTTGAAATCGCGTGACTGGCCGCATTATCTCGATTGGGCGGTGCGCGCATTCAAGATCAGTGCTGCCGGCGTTGGCGACGAGACCCAGATCCACACCCACATGTGCTATTCGGAGTTCAACGACATCCTGCCGTGGATCGCTGCGATGGATGCGGACGTCATCACGATCGAAACGTCGCGTTCTGACATGGAGCTGCTGGATGGCTTTGGCGAGTTTGCCTATCCTAACGATATCGGCCCGGGCGTCTATGACATCCACTCGCCGCGGGTGCCGCAAGTCGACGAAATGGAGCGTCTGCTGCGCAAGGCGCGTGGCGTGATTCCAGATACGCGTTTGTGGGTCAATCCGGATTGCGGCCTGAAGACACGCGGCTGGCCGGAGACTTATGAAGCATTGGAAAACATGGTGCTGGCAGCCAAGCGTCTGCGCGCGACGGTGGAGCAGGAGCGTAAGGCTGCATAA
- a CDS encoding MFS transporter: protein MTNELAIDDAPATDQARLPPVFRHGGFLLLMTGSLTAFLGEQLTTVALPWLVLKLSSDSAALGLVLAAMALPKILFLVIAGVLVDRHSPRMVLICASAVGVILLTGIGVMALYDFLTLWMMYLFACGLGLVGAFAIPARVAILSRLIDPRQLQSANAILMGATQISLLGGPLLAGLLATLTDGLGLVFLLNACCFLVAALTVPRLRQRLQSDLSQQPGDMPLLATIVPAAKWLWSDKVLKVLISYWAVVNLLVAGPVQVGLPLWVDRQLGGGASAFGMLIAANGLGQLIGIICSGLRARKVSRLGVTVCLIDGLTGMAVLGMGFIHRLEFGLALMIMVGIGAGYVQVGLFTWIQRRIPNALQGRVLSLLMLILISSAPLSALIAGYLIRFVTPSQLFIAGGAALSLFAMLMLLQPALRQLRD from the coding sequence ATGACGAATGAACTTGCAATAGACGATGCGCCCGCAACTGATCAGGCGAGGTTGCCTCCGGTATTCAGGCACGGTGGCTTCTTGCTGCTGATGACAGGCTCCCTCACCGCTTTCCTGGGAGAACAGCTGACGACCGTGGCATTGCCATGGCTGGTCCTGAAACTGAGTAGCGACAGCGCTGCGCTTGGCCTGGTGCTGGCGGCCATGGCCTTGCCGAAAATCCTGTTTCTGGTGATCGCCGGCGTGTTGGTAGACCGTCATTCGCCGCGTATGGTGCTGATCTGCGCTTCTGCTGTCGGCGTCATCTTGCTGACAGGCATAGGCGTGATGGCCCTATACGATTTTCTGACGTTGTGGATGATGTATCTGTTTGCCTGCGGCTTGGGGCTGGTCGGCGCATTTGCGATTCCAGCCCGGGTCGCCATCTTGTCGCGGCTGATCGACCCGCGACAGCTGCAATCGGCCAACGCGATACTCATGGGTGCAACCCAGATTTCGCTACTGGGCGGACCGCTTCTGGCCGGACTGCTGGCAACCCTGACGGATGGCCTGGGCCTGGTTTTCTTGCTCAATGCCTGTTGCTTCCTGGTCGCGGCGCTCACCGTGCCACGCTTGCGACAGCGGCTGCAATCAGATCTTTCGCAACAACCTGGCGATATGCCGCTACTCGCCACCATCGTCCCCGCCGCGAAATGGCTATGGTCCGACAAGGTGCTGAAGGTGCTGATCAGCTATTGGGCGGTAGTCAACCTGCTGGTAGCCGGCCCGGTCCAGGTCGGCCTGCCTTTATGGGTCGATCGCCAGTTGGGCGGCGGCGCCTCGGCCTTCGGCATGTTGATCGCAGCGAACGGCCTGGGACAGCTGATCGGCATCATCTGTTCCGGACTGCGCGCCAGGAAAGTCTCCAGGCTGGGCGTCACCGTCTGCCTGATTGACGGCCTGACCGGCATGGCCGTGCTGGGCATGGGATTCATCCACCGGCTGGAATTCGGGCTGGCGCTGATGATCATGGTCGGCATTGGCGCCGGCTATGTCCAGGTTGGTTTGTTTACATGGATACAACGCCGCATTCCGAACGCGCTCCAGGGCCGGGTTCTCAGCTTGCTGATGCTGATCCTGATCAGCAGCGCGCCGCTGTCGGCATTGATTGCCGGCTACCTGATCCGTTTCGTGACGCCGTCCCAGTTGTTCATTGCCGGCGGCGCGGCCTTGTCGCTGTTTGCCATGCTGATGCTGCTGCAACCGGCCTTGCGGCAGTTACGCGATTAG
- a CDS encoding LysR family transcriptional regulator produces the protein MQSILELRHLKTLHALREAGNLLRAATLLNVTQSALSHQIKQLEDHHGTTLFERKSVPVRFTPAGERLLKLADMVLPQVAESERDLVRMAQGVAGQLRIAVECHTCFDWLMPAMDIFRKRWPEVELDIVSGFQADPVGLLYEHRADVAIVAEVDPDEKVDYHALFSFEIVALVAHDHPLAGKEYLVAEDFAGDTLITYPVPDDMLDVVRQVLKPAGIQTARRTTELTVAMLQLVASRRGIATLPIWAAQNYLTRDYVLAKRITTKGLTGRLYAACLPEVSQQPYLVDFVSTTRESCYVNLLSVDLL, from the coding sequence ATGCAATCGATCCTGGAATTACGTCATCTGAAAACCCTGCACGCCCTGCGCGAAGCCGGCAACCTGCTACGGGCGGCTACCTTGCTCAACGTGACCCAGTCGGCGCTATCGCACCAGATCAAGCAACTGGAAGATCATCACGGCACAACCTTGTTCGAGCGTAAATCGGTGCCGGTACGGTTCACCCCCGCAGGTGAACGCTTGCTGAAGCTGGCGGATATGGTGTTGCCGCAAGTGGCGGAAAGCGAGCGCGACCTGGTGCGCATGGCGCAAGGCGTGGCCGGCCAGTTACGCATCGCGGTGGAATGCCATACCTGTTTTGACTGGCTGATGCCGGCCATGGATATTTTCCGTAAACGCTGGCCGGAGGTCGAACTGGATATCGTCTCCGGCTTCCAGGCCGATCCGGTCGGCCTGCTGTATGAACACCGGGCCGATGTGGCGATCGTGGCGGAAGTCGATCCCGACGAAAAGGTCGACTATCACGCCTTGTTCAGTTTTGAGATCGTCGCCCTGGTGGCGCACGATCACCCCTTGGCGGGCAAGGAATACCTGGTGGCGGAAGATTTTGCTGGCGACACCCTGATTACTTATCCGGTGCCGGACGACATGCTGGATGTAGTGCGCCAGGTACTAAAACCGGCCGGCATCCAGACCGCGCGCCGCACCACCGAGCTGACGGTAGCGATGCTGCAACTGGTCGCCAGCCGCCGCGGCATCGCCACCTTGCCGATCTGGGCGGCGCAGAATTACCTGACGCGTGATTATGTGCTGGCCAAACGTATTACCACAAAAGGACTAACCGGACGGCTATATGCGGCCTGCCTGCCGGAGGTGTCGCAGCAGCCGTATCTGGTGGATTTTGTGAGCACCACGCGCGAGAGTTGTTACGTCAATTTGCTGAGTGTGGATTTGTTATAG
- a CDS encoding methionine ABC transporter ATP-binding protein — protein MIRIEQLHKTYPPHNAKSQAPAIAALSDINLHIQKGEIFGIIGRSGAGKSTLIRTLNMLERPSGGKIFVEDEDITALDNNGLHRLRQRIGMIFQHFNLLNAKTVAANIDWPLKITGKYTQQERAARVAELLALVGLSEHRDKYPAQLSGGQKQRVGIARALANTPHLLLCDEATSALDPETTQAILRLLLDINRKLGLTIVLITHEMQVIRTICDRVAVIEGGHIVESGDVAEVFLHPQHAVTQSMVAESTPFSAETALLPPTTESHAHLRGLLVRLTYVGDITYQPILSSIAAATPALITILQGTIAHIKDTPYGQLLVELRGEPADVAQVFTTLDQHNIRHEVLTNSGFLG, from the coding sequence GTGATTCGTATTGAGCAACTGCATAAAACCTATCCTCCGCACAATGCAAAAAGCCAGGCACCCGCCATCGCCGCATTGTCCGACATCAATCTGCATATCCAAAAAGGTGAAATTTTCGGCATTATCGGCCGCTCCGGCGCCGGCAAAAGCACGCTGATCCGCACCCTCAACATGCTGGAGCGTCCTTCCGGCGGCAAAATATTCGTCGAGGATGAAGATATCACCGCGCTCGACAACAATGGCCTGCATCGCCTGCGCCAGCGCATCGGCATGATCTTCCAGCATTTCAACCTGCTCAACGCCAAGACCGTCGCCGCCAATATCGACTGGCCGCTGAAAATTACCGGCAAGTACACGCAGCAAGAACGCGCCGCCCGAGTTGCCGAGCTGCTGGCGCTGGTCGGCCTCAGCGAGCATCGCGACAAATATCCGGCGCAACTGTCGGGTGGCCAGAAACAGCGCGTCGGCATCGCGCGCGCCCTGGCCAACACGCCGCACTTGCTGCTGTGCGACGAAGCCACCTCGGCCCTGGATCCAGAAACCACGCAAGCCATCCTGCGCCTGCTGCTCGACATCAATCGCAAGCTGGGCCTGACCATCGTCCTGATTACGCATGAGATGCAGGTGATCCGTACTATTTGCGACCGCGTGGCCGTGATCGAAGGCGGTCATATCGTAGAAAGCGGCGATGTGGCGGAAGTGTTCCTCCATCCACAGCACGCGGTGACGCAAAGCATGGTGGCGGAAAGTACGCCATTTTCCGCCGAGACCGCGTTGCTGCCGCCGACAACCGAAAGCCATGCGCATTTGCGCGGCCTGCTTGTGCGTCTGACTTACGTTGGCGATATCACTTACCAACCGATCCTGAGCAGTATCGCAGCAGCGACGCCGGCGTTGATCACCATCCTGCAGGGCACCATCGCCCACATCAAGGACACGCCTTACGGCCAGCTGCTGGTGGAATTGCGCGGCGAACCGGCTGATGTGGCGCAAGTGTTCACCACACTCGATCAACATAATATTCGGCATGAGGTTTTGACTAATTCTGGATTCCTCGGTTGA
- a CDS encoding methionine ABC transporter permease, which produces MDFSLIDWADIGQATWETLAMTGFSLLFTILLGLPLGILLFITGKRQLLEQRGIYRVLSLIVNVLRSVPFLILLIVMIPVTVLLVGTSLGVLGAIPPLVLGTAPFFARLVENVLREIDRGVVEACQAMGANNRQIIFGALLPEALPGLIAATTVTAIALMSYAAMSGVIGGGGLGDLAIRFGYQRFQTEVMVTTVAVLVVLVQVLQFSGDRLVQHFTRK; this is translated from the coding sequence ATGGATTTCTCTCTCATCGACTGGGCCGACATCGGACAAGCCACTTGGGAAACCCTGGCAATGACCGGCTTTTCCCTGCTGTTCACAATCTTGCTCGGCCTGCCGCTCGGAATCCTGCTGTTCATTACCGGCAAGCGCCAGTTGCTGGAACAGCGCGGCATCTACCGCGTGCTATCGCTGATCGTCAACGTGTTGCGCTCAGTGCCGTTCCTGATCTTGCTGATCGTGATGATCCCCGTCACGGTGCTGCTGGTCGGCACTTCACTTGGCGTACTGGGCGCGATTCCGCCGCTGGTGCTTGGCACCGCACCGTTCTTTGCGCGACTGGTGGAAAACGTCTTGCGCGAAATCGACCGCGGCGTGGTGGAAGCTTGCCAGGCGATGGGCGCCAACAATCGCCAGATCATCTTTGGCGCCTTGCTGCCGGAAGCCTTGCCTGGCCTGATCGCCGCCACCACGGTGACCGCGATTGCCCTGATGTCTTACGCCGCCATGTCCGGCGTGATCGGCGGCGGCGGTCTTGGCGACCTGGCGATCCGCTTCGGCTACCAGCGCTTCCAGACTGAAGTCATGGTGACTACCGTGGCCGTGCTGGTGGTACTGGTACAGGTGCTGCAATTTTCCGGTGACCGGCTGGTGCAACACTTCACGCGTAAATAA
- a CDS encoding tetratricopeptide repeat protein, producing the protein MTDQLKDWEARVASLWKRADEIAPEDLVTRIDALAAELPAHDPVAMFERACARDTAGFEAEAEPLYRAALASAQLDPYRQARASIQLGSTLRLLGQLEESEHLITAQLQRYKDPAYGIALYDETRATLALTYLLQGRAVEAACLALTTLAPHLSRYNRSVAGNAAEILKSTKLDSSWS; encoded by the coding sequence GTGACCGACCAACTGAAAGATTGGGAAGCACGGGTAGCATCGTTGTGGAAACGGGCCGATGAGATAGCACCTGAAGACCTGGTGACGCGGATAGATGCGCTGGCAGCCGAGCTGCCTGCGCATGATCCCGTGGCGATGTTCGAGCGTGCTTGCGCGCGCGACACCGCCGGCTTTGAGGCGGAAGCGGAACCGTTGTACCGGGCGGCTCTGGCCAGCGCGCAGCTGGATCCTTATCGGCAGGCGCGTGCGTCTATTCAACTGGGTAGTACCTTGCGTTTGCTGGGCCAGCTGGAAGAGAGCGAACACTTGATCACGGCCCAGCTTCAACGTTATAAGGATCCGGCCTATGGCATCGCTTTGTATGACGAGACCCGCGCCACGCTGGCGCTGACATATCTGTTACAGGGACGGGCAGTGGAGGCCGCCTGTCTTGCATTGACTACGCTGGCGCCGCATTTGTCGCGCTACAACCGTTCGGTCGCAGGAAATGCCGCGGAAATCCTCAAGAGTACCAAGCTGGATTCCAGCTGGTCCTGA
- a CDS encoding ATP-dependent Clp protease proteolytic subunit has translation MEEKVETNPSQRDAFLEEKAFKSRTVLLFGQINDTVARDIVRQLIALSGESKAPINFLVCSPGGHVESGDVIHDVIRFIDAPVNMIGSGWVGSAAVNVFLSVPKERRFCLQNTRFLIHQPSGGVGGQASDIAIQAREIIRVRERIGALIAKETGQKLEKVTADIDRDFWMSAPEAIEYGLVSKSIVSAKEVA, from the coding sequence ATGGAAGAAAAAGTGGAAACCAACCCATCCCAGCGCGACGCCTTCCTGGAAGAGAAAGCATTCAAGTCACGCACCGTCCTGCTGTTCGGCCAGATCAACGATACCGTGGCGCGCGATATCGTGCGCCAGCTGATCGCCCTCTCCGGCGAATCCAAGGCGCCGATCAATTTCCTGGTCTGTTCTCCAGGCGGCCATGTAGAATCGGGCGACGTGATCCATGACGTGATCCGTTTCATCGACGCTCCTGTCAATATGATCGGCAGCGGCTGGGTTGGCAGCGCGGCGGTCAACGTATTCCTGTCGGTACCGAAAGAACGCCGTTTCTGCCTGCAAAACACCCGTTTCCTGATTCATCAACCGAGCGGCGGCGTCGGCGGCCAGGCATCCGATATTGCGATCCAGGCGCGTGAAATCATTCGCGTACGTGAAAGAATCGGCGCCCTGATCGCCAAGGAAACCGGACAGAAGCTGGAAAAAGTAACGGCTGATATCGACCGCGATTTCTGGATGTCGGCGCCGGAAGCGATCGAGTATGGCCTGGTGTCGAAATCGATTGTCAGCGCCAAGGAAGTTGCGTAG